In a genomic window of Allomeiothermus silvanus DSM 9946:
- the glpK gene encoding glycerol kinase GlpK produces MPYLLALDQGTTSSRAILFDLDGKVVAIEQKEFTQIYPQPGWVEHNPLEIWLTQLETAQKVIQKAQIEPAEIAAMGITNQRETVVLWERATGQPVHNAIVWQDRRTAALCDELRARGYEPLFRQKTGLLLDPYFSATKLAWLLDHVPGVRERAGKGELAFGTVDSWLIYNLTGGKVHATDVSNASRTLLFNLETLQWDDHLLGILGIPKSVLPQVKPSAAHYGTVKAEWLGAEIPIAGVAGDQQAALFGQACFEPGMAKNTYGTGCFLLMNTGRKRVESARGLLSTVAWQLEGRPAEYALEGSVFIAGAVVQWLRDGLGIIHNSADVEALAATVPDNGGVYLVPAFVGLGAPHWDPYARGTIVGITRGTTKAHLARAALEAIAYQSKDVLKAMEADARLRLAELRVDGGASRNDLLMQFQADILGTPVVRPKVTETTALGAAYLAGIGAGVLSEEQIRARWALEHRFEPGMAEAQRTAHYRGWARAVERAKSWVEP; encoded by the coding sequence ATGCCCTACTTGTTAGCCCTCGACCAGGGAACCACCTCGAGCCGGGCCATCCTCTTTGACCTGGACGGCAAAGTGGTAGCGATAGAGCAAAAGGAGTTCACCCAGATCTATCCGCAGCCGGGCTGGGTCGAGCACAACCCGCTGGAGATCTGGCTCACGCAGCTCGAGACGGCTCAGAAGGTGATCCAAAAAGCCCAGATCGAACCCGCCGAGATCGCCGCCATGGGGATCACTAACCAGCGCGAAACGGTGGTGCTGTGGGAGCGGGCTACCGGTCAGCCCGTGCATAATGCCATCGTCTGGCAGGACCGACGCACGGCAGCCCTATGTGACGAACTCAGGGCGCGAGGTTATGAGCCCCTGTTTCGCCAGAAGACCGGTCTGCTCCTCGATCCCTACTTTTCCGCGACCAAGCTGGCTTGGTTGCTGGATCATGTCCCGGGGGTACGCGAGCGGGCTGGGAAGGGCGAGCTGGCTTTTGGCACGGTGGATAGCTGGCTTATCTACAACCTCACCGGCGGCAAGGTGCACGCTACCGATGTATCGAACGCCTCCCGGACGCTTTTGTTCAACCTCGAGACCCTCCAGTGGGACGACCACTTGCTGGGCATCTTGGGTATCCCCAAGTCGGTGTTGCCCCAGGTGAAACCCTCCGCGGCACACTACGGAACAGTGAAGGCTGAATGGCTGGGGGCTGAGATCCCCATCGCGGGGGTAGCCGGAGATCAGCAGGCGGCGCTCTTCGGGCAGGCTTGCTTTGAGCCAGGGATGGCCAAAAACACTTACGGCACCGGCTGTTTCCTATTGATGAATACCGGGCGTAAGCGGGTGGAGTCGGCTCGAGGGCTGCTTTCCACGGTGGCCTGGCAACTCGAGGGCCGTCCGGCCGAATACGCCCTCGAGGGCAGCGTCTTCATCGCCGGGGCGGTGGTGCAGTGGCTCCGTGACGGGCTGGGGATCATCCACAACTCCGCCGACGTGGAAGCGTTGGCCGCTACCGTCCCCGATAATGGCGGGGTCTACCTGGTTCCGGCCTTCGTGGGGCTGGGGGCCCCGCACTGGGACCCCTACGCGCGAGGAACCATCGTAGGGATCACCCGCGGCACCACCAAAGCCCACCTGGCGCGGGCTGCCCTGGAGGCCATTGCCTACCAGAGCAAGGACGTCCTCAAGGCGATGGAAGCCGATGCACGGCTCCGGCTGGCCGAGCTGCGGGTGGACGGCGGGGCCTCCCGCAACGACCTACTGATGCAGTTTCAGGCCGACATCTTGGGGACCCCGGTAGTGCGACCCAAGGTCACCGAGACCACCGCGTTAGGTGCGGCTTACCTGGCCGGAATCGGGGCCGGGGTCTTGTCGGAGGAGCAGATTAGGGCGCGCTGGGCGCTAGAACATCGCTTCGAGCCGGGCATGGCCGAAGCGCAGCGCACCGCCCACTACCGGGGCTGGGCTCGAGCGGTGGAACGGGCCAAGAGTTGGGTAGAGCCTTAG
- a CDS encoding group III truncated hemoglobin yields the protein MKDTPMDIASRADIATVVNAFYRKATRDPLIGYLFAGLDLEAHLPIMHDFWENLLFRTGAYKGGMMYKHLRLHARTPLEEAHFVRWLELFTQTVDEHFSGEKAELAKQFARSIAATLRSRILGASPFPLAVQDGPKF from the coding sequence GTGAAGGATACCCCTATGGACATCGCTTCGAGGGCCGATATCGCTACCGTGGTCAACGCCTTCTATCGCAAAGCTACGCGCGACCCGCTGATCGGCTACCTGTTCGCTGGGCTCGATCTGGAGGCTCATTTGCCCATCATGCACGACTTTTGGGAAAACCTTTTGTTTCGCACCGGGGCCTATAAGGGTGGGATGATGTACAAGCACCTCAGGCTCCACGCCCGCACGCCGCTGGAGGAGGCCCACTTCGTCCGTTGGCTTGAACTCTTCACCCAGACCGTAGACGAGCACTTCTCCGGCGAGAAGGCCGAGCTTGCTAAACAATTCGCCCGCTCCATAGCCGCTACCCTGCGCTCGCGCATCCTGGGTGCTTCCCCCTTCCCTTTGGCAGTCCAGGACGGCCCAAAGTTCTAA